One genomic window of Tenacibaculum tangerinum includes the following:
- a CDS encoding TonB-dependent receptor plug domain-containing protein, translated as MKKIVFLFIISLTFNLSASSQTKKLVIKVTDENNKPIPGAIILFDNVRQKSWTNSKGVFKTKIEETPEEISAFSPKIGIGKVKYSGQEVVHLKILKGKDKNLISVEDQHNNVTANAFQYRNIYDYLVGKVPGVNVVGTSIMIRGVNTVNGSTTPLFVFNGTIVSQSYFGQIVPTDIKSVTILKGPESAKYGIRGANGVIEVTSK; from the coding sequence ATGAAAAAAATTGTATTCTTATTTATTATTTCTTTAACTTTTAACTTATCTGCTAGCTCTCAAACAAAAAAACTAGTTATTAAAGTTACTGATGAAAATAATAAACCGATCCCTGGAGCCATCATTCTTTTTGATAACGTAAGACAAAAGAGTTGGACCAATTCTAAAGGTGTATTTAAAACAAAAATAGAAGAAACTCCTGAAGAAATAAGTGCTTTTTCTCCAAAAATAGGAATAGGAAAAGTTAAGTATAGTGGACAAGAAGTTGTTCACTTAAAAATATTAAAGGGTAAAGACAAAAATCTCATTTCTGTAGAGGATCAACACAATAACGTTACTGCAAATGCTTTTCAATATAGGAATATCTATGACTATTTAGTAGGTAAAGTTCCTGGGGTTAATGTAGTCGGTACTAGTATTATGATACGTGGAGTAAATACTGTAAATGGAAGTACAACACCTTTATTCGTATTTAATGGTACTATCGTTAGTCAGAGCTATTTTGGGCAAATTGTGCCAACCGACATAAAAAGTGTAACAATACTTAAAGGACCAGAATCTGCAAAATATGGAATCAGAGGGGCTAATGGAGTTATAGAAGTAACTAGTAAGTAG
- a CDS encoding transposase — MEGDLGKIHAAIPWDDLVNTFGIHEQSTGRNYLFSPKGRLGLMFLKHYANCSDKKLIEQLNSNLDYQFFCDVELGFERLTNKIVSQIRCELSEKLEISSVEKVLFSFWKGQIESANQIVMDATCYESELSYPSIQKLLWQSVHWLYKQLQKTCSVLGVKMIRSKYLKWKKRYQGFSKMRRKTKSKRISLTRALLKLLLKFINFEKELQIHSKLEFTPQYYKRIATIQKIYEQQKHHFDTGEKIKDRIVSIHKDYIRPIVRGKEVKPVEFGAKVNKVQIDGISFIEHINFNAFHEGNRFIQTVQKVQGLTRKKVKIAGADKIYATNKNRKYCSSKAIQTDFIPKGKKSKNHKEKQKLRAIISKERATRLEGSFGKDKEHYHLKKIKAKTKKNEILWIFFGIHTGNALEIGRRKAREIDKKTA, encoded by the coding sequence TTGGAGGGAGATTTAGGCAAAATCCATGCTGCTATTCCTTGGGATGATTTGGTAAATACTTTTGGTATCCATGAACAATCAACAGGGCGAAACTATCTTTTTAGTCCTAAAGGGAGGCTTGGTTTAATGTTTTTGAAGCATTACGCTAATTGTTCAGATAAGAAATTAATAGAGCAATTAAATTCCAATCTTGATTATCAATTTTTTTGTGATGTTGAACTAGGATTTGAACGTTTGACCAATAAAATAGTAAGTCAAATACGTTGTGAATTATCAGAGAAATTAGAGATTAGTTCAGTTGAGAAAGTTCTTTTTTCTTTTTGGAAAGGTCAAATAGAGAGCGCCAATCAAATAGTTATGGATGCAACTTGTTATGAGAGTGAACTATCTTATCCTAGCATTCAAAAATTACTTTGGCAGTCTGTGCATTGGCTTTATAAACAACTACAAAAAACCTGCTCAGTGTTAGGAGTTAAAATGATTCGAAGTAAGTATTTGAAATGGAAGAAACGTTATCAAGGGTTTAGTAAAATGCGAAGAAAAACCAAATCAAAACGAATCTCATTAACTAGAGCATTATTAAAATTACTATTGAAGTTTATCAATTTTGAAAAAGAACTACAAATCCATTCTAAACTAGAGTTTACCCCACAATATTATAAGAGAATAGCTACAATTCAAAAGATTTACGAGCAACAAAAGCATCACTTTGATACAGGAGAGAAAATAAAGGATAGAATTGTGAGTATTCATAAGGATTATATTCGTCCTATTGTCAGGGGAAAAGAAGTAAAACCTGTTGAATTTGGAGCAAAAGTGAACAAAGTTCAAATAGACGGGATTAGTTTTATAGAACACATCAATTTTAATGCTTTTCACGAGGGAAATCGTTTTATACAAACGGTTCAAAAAGTGCAAGGATTAACTCGAAAGAAAGTAAAAATAGCTGGAGCAGATAAAATTTATGCCACCAATAAAAACAGAAAATACTGTAGTTCTAAAGCTATACAAACAGACTTTATTCCTAAGGGGAAAAAATCTAAAAACCACAAAGAAAAACAGAAACTTAGAGCTATTATTTCCAAAGAAAGAGCTACAAGATTAGAAGGGTCTTTTGGTAAGGATAAAGAACATTATCATTTAAAAAAGATAAAGGCTAAAACTAAAAAAAATGAGATTCTTTGGATTTTCTTTGGAATACACACAGGGAACGCACTTGAAATTGGTCGTAGAAAAGCGAGAGAAATAGACAAAAAAACAGCCTAA